Proteins encoded in a region of the Vitis riparia cultivar Riparia Gloire de Montpellier isolate 1030 chromosome 7, EGFV_Vit.rip_1.0, whole genome shotgun sequence genome:
- the LOC117918531 gene encoding S-adenosylmethionine synthase 5, protein METFLFTSESVNEGHPDKLCDQISDAVLDACLAQDPDSKVACETCTKTNMVMVFGEITTKADIDYEKIVRDTCRTIGFVSDDVGLDADNCKVLVNIEQQSPDIAQGVHGHLTKRPEEIGAGDQGHMFGYATDETPELMPLSHVLATKLGARLTEVRKNGTCSWLRPDGKTQVTVEYHNENGAMVPLRVHTVLISTQHDETVTNDEIAADLKEHVIKPVIPEKYLDEKTIFHLNPSGRFVIGGPHGDAGLTGRKIIIDTYGGWGAHGGGAFSGKDPTKVDRSGAYIVRQAAKSIVANGLARRCIVQVSYAIGVPEPLSVFVDSYGTGKIPDKEILKIVKENFDFRPGMIAINLDLKRGGNGRFLKTAAYGHFGRDDPDFTWEVVKPLKWEKA, encoded by the coding sequence ATGGAGACCTTCCTATTCACTTCTGAGTCTGTAAATGAGGGCCATCCCGACAAGTTGTGTGACCAGATCTCTGATGCAGTGCTTGATGCTTGCCTTGCTCAGGACCCTGACAGCAAGGTTGCCTGTGAAACATGCACCAAGACCAACATGGTTATGGTGTTTGGAGAGATTACCACCAAGGCCGATATAGACTACGAGAAGATTGTCCGTGACACATGCCGCACCATTGGATTTGTCTCTGATGATGTGGGTCTTGATGCTGATAACTGCAAAGTCCTGGTCAACATTGAGCAGCAGAGCCCTGATATTGCCCAGGGTGTTCACGGTCATCTTACCAAGCGCCCAGAGGAAATTGGTGCTGGTGACCAAGGCCACATGTTTGGTTATGCCACTGATGAGACCCCTGAACTTATGCCTCTGAGCCATGTTCTTGCTACCAAGCTTGGTGCCCGCCTCACTGAGGTTAGGAAGAATGGAACCTGTTCATGGCTGAGGCCCGATGGTAAGACTCAAGTCACTGTTGAGTACCACAATGAGAATGGTGCCATGGTTCCCCTCCGTGTGCACACTGTTCTCATCTCCACCCAGCATGATGAGACTGTCACCAATGATGAGATTGCTGCTGATCTCAAAGAGCACGTCATCAAGCCTGTCATTCCTGAGAAGTACCTTGATGAGAAGACCATCTTCCATCTCAACCCATCAGGCCGCTTTGTCATTGGTGGCCCTCACGGTGATGCTGGTCTCACTGGACGGAAAATCATCATTGACACTTACGGTGGCTGGGGAGCCCATGGTGGTGGTGCTTTCTCTGGCAAGGACCCTACCAAGGTGGACAGAAGTGGTGCCTACATTGTCAGGCAGGCTGCCAAGAGCATCGTAGCAAATGGGCTTGCTCGCAGATGCATTGTGCAGGTCTCTTATGCCATTGGTGTTCCTGAGCCCTTGTCTGTCTTTGTTGATTCCTATGGAACTGGAAAGATTCCTGACAAGGAGATCCTCAAAATTGTGAAGGAGAACTTCGACTTCAGGCCAGGAATGATTGCAATTAACCTTGACCTCAAGAGGGGTGGCAATGGCAGGTTTTTGAAGACGGCTGCCTATGGGCATTTTGGAAGGGATGACCCAGACTTCACCTGGGAGGTTGTGAAGCCCCTCAAGTGGGAGAAGGCCTAA
- the LOC117918532 gene encoding major pollen allergen Ole e 10-like isoform X1, with the protein MEMAKGPLAFLPQLAFTFILCFSVCAGSRTRGDEGKLVSSVLLQFLPLVRNGDKPSWCIAKPSTDNLKLYDNIDYSCKQNGVDCIGIAPGGKCFNPNNAVSHASMAMNLYYKAAGKHTWNCHFNGTGMIVLVDPCKCLMLKQCYNREFC; encoded by the exons ATGGAGATGGCAAAAGGGCCTTTGGCATTCCTTCCTCAGCTGGCCTTCACTTTTATACTGTGTTTTTCTGTTTGTGCAG GGTCAAGGACGCGTGGTGATGAAGGAAAGCTGGTAAGTTCAGTGTTACTTCAATTCCTGCCACTG GTCCGAAACGGAGATAAGCCATCTTGGTGCATCGCCAAGCCTTCAACCGATAATCTTAAGCTTTATGATAACATTGATTACAGCTGCAAGCAAAATGGAGTTGACTGCATTGGCATTGCACCTGGTGGTAAATGCTTTAATCCAAATAATGCAGTTTCACATGCTTCAATGGCTATGAATCTCTACTACAAGGCTGCTGGAAAGCACACCTGGAACTGCCATTTTAATGGCACTGGTATGATCGTTCTTGTTGATCCATGTAAGTGTCTAATGCTCAAACAGTGTTACAACAGGGAATTTTGTTAG
- the LOC117918532 gene encoding major pollen allergen Ole e 10-like isoform X3 codes for MEMAKGPLAFLPQLAFTFILCFSVCAGSRTRGDEGKLVRNGDKPSWCIAKPSTDNLKLYDNIDYSCKQNGVDCIGIAPGGKCFNPNNAVSHASMAMNLYYKAAGKHTWNCHFNGTGMIVLVDPCKCLMLKQCYNREFC; via the exons ATGGAGATGGCAAAAGGGCCTTTGGCATTCCTTCCTCAGCTGGCCTTCACTTTTATACTGTGTTTTTCTGTTTGTGCAG GGTCAAGGACGCGTGGTGATGAAGGAAAGCTG GTCCGAAACGGAGATAAGCCATCTTGGTGCATCGCCAAGCCTTCAACCGATAATCTTAAGCTTTATGATAACATTGATTACAGCTGCAAGCAAAATGGAGTTGACTGCATTGGCATTGCACCTGGTGGTAAATGCTTTAATCCAAATAATGCAGTTTCACATGCTTCAATGGCTATGAATCTCTACTACAAGGCTGCTGGAAAGCACACCTGGAACTGCCATTTTAATGGCACTGGTATGATCGTTCTTGTTGATCCATGTAAGTGTCTAATGCTCAAACAGTGTTACAACAGGGAATTTTGTTAG
- the LOC117918532 gene encoding major pollen allergen Ole e 10-like isoform X2 yields MEMAKGPLAFLPQLAFTFILCFSVCAGSRTRGDEGKLVSSVLLQFLPLVRNGDKPSWCIAKPSTDNLKLYDNIDYSCKQNGVDCIGIAPGGKCFNPNNAVSHASMAMNLYYKAAGKHTWNCHFNGTGMIVLVDPSVGSCIYQV; encoded by the exons ATGGAGATGGCAAAAGGGCCTTTGGCATTCCTTCCTCAGCTGGCCTTCACTTTTATACTGTGTTTTTCTGTTTGTGCAG GGTCAAGGACGCGTGGTGATGAAGGAAAGCTGGTAAGTTCAGTGTTACTTCAATTCCTGCCACTG GTCCGAAACGGAGATAAGCCATCTTGGTGCATCGCCAAGCCTTCAACCGATAATCTTAAGCTTTATGATAACATTGATTACAGCTGCAAGCAAAATGGAGTTGACTGCATTGGCATTGCACCTGGTGGTAAATGCTTTAATCCAAATAATGCAGTTTCACATGCTTCAATGGCTATGAATCTCTACTACAAGGCTGCTGGAAAGCACACCTGGAACTGCCATTTTAATGGCACTGGTATGATCGTTCTTGTTGATCCAT CCGTTGGAAGCTGCATCTATCAAGTTTGA